From the Tigriopus californicus strain San Diego chromosome 4, Tcal_SD_v2.1, whole genome shotgun sequence genome, the window AAGCTTGCCTCCTGACAGAGCGAAGAGGACGGCAAAGATGATATACTTGAAGACGCCTAGGGCAATAATGAAGACCAGGAAACTGGCCGCAGCAATCGACAAATAATGAACTCCTTTCCGCATAATGGGTGGCCACAATGGGAACAGGCACACGGCAATGATTCCCAACACGATGGCCGTACCTCCGGCCCAGTAGTACCAAGGGATGGGATCGTACAACCAAACAAAGGCATCGCTGGTATCCAGAAACACTTGCTCCAAATGCATGTCGAGACGGATTTTGCGCTTCCGCTTTTGCTTCTCGGCCTCTTTATCGGTCTCACCTCCCGtgtccttttccttctctttttctttctccttgtcTTTGCCCTTGCCGGCCTTTTTTTTGGGTTTCTCCTGCACAGGGATCTTCTTCGCCCGGTGGAACATTTTGTGCTTGAGCATCTCGTCCATGAACTCGACGGCAGACTCTCGGTTGTCAAACACGATCTCAGAACCTTCCTTGGCCTTGCCTTTAGACCAGGGCGAGTCGTGCACGAGAGCATCAATGGCCTTCGAGCCGGCAAAGTACTCCACCACGTGCGAGTGCAGAAACTTGGTCTTCTTCGTGGGTACATTTCGGCGGACCCAATGAATGATACTCTTTTGCAATTTGGACGGGGGATGGTCGGGGCTCATGTTGTCCCGCTTGGCAGTTcgtttgacctttttttccGACATGATTGATTCCAATCGCTTttctgaaaataaatgataagaAATGATTAGACAGTACCTTTCTAGGCTGATTATACGAAACTAGTGAGTGGTAGGACTGGTCAAGATTCTGAtagtctggtagaggtcctagataAAATGTACTCATGGATTGAttagagtaatatggccttcaatggaatgaaattccgttcaatgacatttgagtcaacgccattaaacactctgctcgtagataatggaggtacaAATATCGAGCAGGTTTCGTCCAAGAAGGATTTAGGCGTACTCttccaaaatattaaaaagtacgatgagcatatctagttgaaagtgggcaaagcttttcaaactaAGCTGGATCTGTCGCACGTTTCAGTCCAGATgtagtgtcacgatgctaattctgtacaagtcgattttcCAACCACATCATGAATATGCCTcgctcatttgggctccaatgagttcagcaggtttgtaaaagtatgagcatgtccaaaaatgttttaccttCGAAGGTAtgttgagagagctctcatattgagagagataaaaaaaatgggactgtgcagtgttcagagaaggcatgaaaggtatctgattcTGTACGTTTTcgaaagcattcatgagctttatccTTGTTCGACTGTTCGACCCCAATATCACGCAATCTCGCAATTTGCTCGAGGATCTCACCCATCTCACCACAATCGAATCATGAACTAGCCACCTCTAATATTTGTGTCGATCCCTGGACAACAGTCCAACGgaatagtataacggaaaatttagaaactattgaactgaacctcccgaccagtcattgaaaaaatcgtCGTCACGTTATCCAAGCCACGCAGAatcactcgccatagacattaAAAACTATAGGGATAAACATGGCAAGTTTTACGCTTTTGCTCAAGGATGTTGTAAGAAGAAGAATTCTCGTCACTCTTTTTTGTCTATGTTTCAGATTTCCAGTTGTCCAAGTTTAGATTAGGGTCCCCAGTTTAGATTAAGCTAGAGCACTCCAGGttaagctaaacgggtga encodes:
- the LOC131879140 gene encoding translocation protein SEC62-like, which encodes MSEKKVKRTAKRDNMSPDHPPSKLQKSIIHWVRRNVPTKKTKFLHSHVVEYFAGSKAIDALVHDSPWSKGKAKEGSEIVFDNRESAVEFMDEMLKHKMFHRAKKIPVQEKPKKKAGKGKDKEKEKEKEKDTGGETDKEAEKQKRKRKIRLDMHLEQVFLDTSDAFVWLYDPIPWYYWAGGTAIVLGIIAVCLFPLWPPIMRKGVHYLSIAAASFLVFIIALGVFKYIIFAVLFALSGGKLKFWIFPNLTEDVGFLESFMPPYDYTYSGSSKKKAKDSDDEESDDEEEEGEEGQDKPKKSESDESDESSSKKSSTGKDFEIVDKNDTDADGEEEND